The Drosophila kikkawai strain 14028-0561.14 unplaced genomic scaffold, DkikHiC1v2 scaffold_92, whole genome shotgun sequence genome includes a region encoding these proteins:
- the LOC121502440 gene encoding uncharacterized protein: MVRLIRSKFWIPKLQRLVKHTIHSCRVCVIHKKNLQRQLMGDLPRARSSFSRPFTHTGMDFAGPFDIKSYVGRGCKVTKGYVCVFVCFSTRAIHLEATSDLTTEKFLAAFSRFSARRGCPQHVYSDNGKTFVGASTSLSRDFMESTRTLILSKHSLQNLDWHFNPPGAPHMGGLWEAGVKSFKAHFYKYTAAGKYTFEELATLLAKIEACLNSRPISPMSEDPTDLVALSPGHFLIGGPLLAVSEPLIEENPISIINRWRRLKALHQQFCVRWKEEYLKELHKRNKWKFPSRDLQAGDMVVIKEESLPANEWRLGRIQLIRVYNGSNDPPKSSSLIREQCIQMSSLQGSPRTEGLPTVSPTAGCEAAPRGTH; encoded by the exons ATGGTGAGACTGATTCGGTCTAAATTCTGGATTCCTAAGCTTCAGAGGTTGGTGAAACACACAATCCACTCGTGCCGAGTTTGTGTCATCCACAAGAAGAACCTGCAGAGGCAGTTGATGGGGGATTTACCCCGGGCGAGATCCTCTTTCTCCAGGCCATTCACTCATACAGGCATGGATTTCGCGGGGCCATTTGACATCAAGAGTTATGTCGGTCGAGGCTGCAAAGTCACAAAGGGGTACGTCtgcgtttttgtttgctttagtACCAGGGCCATCCATCTCGAAGCGACGTCCGACTTGACGACAGAGAAATTTTTAGCTGCCTTCTCTCGTTTTTCTGCTCGCCGTGGGTGTCCACAACATGTCTACTCTGACAACGGGAAAACGTTCGTCGGAGCCTCCACGTCCTTATCCAGAGACTTTATGGAATCAACCAGAACACTGATCCTCTCCAAACACAGCCTTCAGAACTTGGACTGGCATTTCAACCCTCCTGGCGCGCCTCACATGGGAGGGCTCTGGGAGGCGGGTGTGAAAAGTTTCAAGGCTCACTTCTACAAGTACACAGCAGCAGGGAAGTACACCTTCGAAGAACTGGCTACCCTCCTTGCGAAAATTGAGGCCTGTTTAAACTCCAGGCCTATTTCACCAATGTCCGAAGATCCCACTGACCTTGTGGCTCTTAGCCCCGGACATTTTCTAATTGGTGGACCACTTCTTGCGGTATCGGAGCCTCTGATTGAGGAAAATCCTATTTCCATCATCAATCGGTGGCGGAGGTTGAAGGCCCTGCATCAGCAGTTCTGTGTGCGTTGGAAGGAGGAATATCTGAAGGAGCTCCACAAAAGGAACAAATGGAAGTTCCCATCACGAGATCTCCAAGCGGGAGACATGGTTGTGATCAAGGAGGAGAGCTTGCCAGCCAACGAATGGCGGCTTGGGCGTATCCAGTTG ATCCGTGTATACAATGGCTCCAACGACCCACCAAAATCCTCGTCGCTCATCCGGGAGCAATGTATACAGATGTCGAGTCTGCAGGGGAGTCCACGCACTGAGGGTTTGCCGACGGTTTCTCCAACTGCCGGCTGTGAAGCGGCTCCGCGCGGTACTCATTAA